The Dehalococcoidia bacterium DNA segment GCGGGTGGAATCCCGTCGGTCGCGCTCCTCCAAGGAGCGGCGCACCTCCTCCAGCGAAAAAGAGGCGGAGTTGGAGGAGGCCTGCAGTTCCCGCCACCGCCGCATGGCGCGCGTCTCCACCGAGGCTAACAGGAACACCTTCAACGGCGCATCGGGGAGCACCACCGTCCCGATGTCCCGCCCCGCCACAATGATGTTCCCCTCCTGGGCCAAAGCCCGC contains these protein-coding regions:
- a CDS encoding (d)CMP kinase gives rise to the protein RALAQEGNIIVAGRDIGTVVLPDAPLKVFLLASVETRAMRRWRELQASSNSASFSLEEVRRSLEERDRRDSTRAVSPLQPAPDAVLLDTDPYTIDEVVQKILALAHQRWGEGRG